AAAAAAGCTCAAGCAGCAACAGGACATCGAAGAAAATGTATCTGTAAAACGTGTTGATGTTACGACAACTTTGTCCAGGCGTAAAAGTAATAGACGTCGTGTTGTTTCCGTTCTAAAAAGTGACGTTAGCGAAAAGAACCAGGACTCGTCATCAGTTATTGCGCCCGATACAGCTACAGTATTATGTAAAAAAGTAGACAGTGGATATGAATGTTCGGTGTGCGGCAgaatttttggcaataaatcaaattttaatcgtCATTCAAGAATACATTGCAAAGAACTGAAATTTTCATGCGAGATATGCGGTAAAAGCTTTACCGATAAGAGCAATTTGAACGTTCATGTTAAAAGACATGTGCCAAAAGGACAATATGCTTGCAATATTTGTGGATTAAGATTTATGTCTAGAGGCAACCTGACTGACCATAAAAAGCGTCACACTTCTGAAAAAGTTGTTATTGCTGATCGATGTATTTTGCCTTACTGCAAAAAGTATGgtgaaaaatttaaagatCTCCTTCAGCATGCTCGACAAATGCATAAACTAGATACGATATGTGCCTATAACGAAGCGgttaaaaaaagtattgacAAAAAATTAGGTAGTTCGAGTACCACCACAAATTGCCATTGTCCGAACCATGATATCTGGATATACCGTTGGGTTGGCAGCAATCATAATTGTTATCTATGTGAGTGTCCTATGAAATTTACTCGCATATTCCACGAGGAGAAGAAAGCACATATTTGGACACGTACTTG
This genomic interval from Tubulanus polymorphus chromosome 8, tnTubPoly1.2, whole genome shotgun sequence contains the following:
- the LOC141909803 gene encoding uncharacterized protein LOC141909803 isoform X3, whose translation is MGVINVAENTQAQKQICGLHDIPPTCPYGSGDLVVEIHGNGYGYFFYTHEFQEFLPSCPIIGEIDTIRRVEALRLKYGGALPIGPWPMEEVKEHAKSIIPLFMEKKAIGLKPSLNIGLHFLAWKYDSISFEEQWNIHVDQLKKLKQQQDIEENVSVKRVDVTTTLSRRKSNRRRVVSVLKSDVSEKNQDSSSVIAPDTATVLCKKVDSGYECSVCGRIFGNKSNFNRHSRIHCKELKFSCEICGKSFTDKSNLNVHVKRHVPKGQYACNICGLRFMSRGNLTDHKKRHTSEKVVIADRCILPYCKKYGEKFKDLLQHARQMHKLDTICAYNEAVKKSIDKKLGSSSTTTNCHCPNHDIWIYRWVGSNHNCYLCECPMKFTRIFHEEKKAHIWTRTCRYSSHLF
- the LOC141909803 gene encoding uncharacterized protein LOC141909803 isoform X1, whose translation is MRMRMHNTGVDLDASSDISGIEPFDVSDEDDSDKEQGRQKKVGSETPILGTPVETDGLRLNNQYPANKLTGAAVKESERIRVGFAYVRKFPPRCMGVINVAENTQAQKQICGLHDIPPTCPYGSGDLVVEIHGNGYGYFFYTHEFQEFLPSCPIIGEIDTIRRVEALRLKYGGALPIGPWPMEEVKEHAKSIIPLFMEKKAIGLKPSLNIGLHFLAWKYDSISFEEQWNIHVDQLKKLKQQQDIEENVSVKRVDVTTTLSRRKSNRRRVVSVLKSDVSEKNQDSSSVIAPDTATVLCKKVDSGYECSVCGRIFGNKSNFNRHSRIHCKELKFSCEICGKSFTDKSNLNVHVKRHVPKGQYACNICGLRFMSRGNLTDHKKRHTSEKVVIADRCILPYCKKYGEKFKDLLQHARQMHKLDTICAYNEAVKKSIDKKLGSSSTTTNCHCPNHDIWIYRWVGSNHNCYLCECPMKFTRIFHEEKKAHIWTRTCRYSSHLF
- the LOC141909803 gene encoding uncharacterized protein LOC141909803 isoform X2, with amino-acid sequence MAECLGVDLDASSDISGIEPFDVSDEDDSDKEQGRQKKVGSETPILGTPVETDGLRLNNQYPANKLTGAAVKESERIRVGFAYVRKFPPRCMGVINVAENTQAQKQICGLHDIPPTCPYGSGDLVVEIHGNGYGYFFYTHEFQEFLPSCPIIGEIDTIRRVEALRLKYGGALPIGPWPMEEVKEHAKSIIPLFMEKKAIGLKPSLNIGLHFLAWKYDSISFEEQWNIHVDQLKKLKQQQDIEENVSVKRVDVTTTLSRRKSNRRRVVSVLKSDVSEKNQDSSSVIAPDTATVLCKKVDSGYECSVCGRIFGNKSNFNRHSRIHCKELKFSCEICGKSFTDKSNLNVHVKRHVPKGQYACNICGLRFMSRGNLTDHKKRHTSEKVVIADRCILPYCKKYGEKFKDLLQHARQMHKLDTICAYNEAVKKSIDKKLGSSSTTTNCHCPNHDIWIYRWVGSNHNCYLCECPMKFTRIFHEEKKAHIWTRTCRYSSHLF